The following are encoded together in the Triticum dicoccoides isolate Atlit2015 ecotype Zavitan chromosome 6B, WEW_v2.0, whole genome shotgun sequence genome:
- the LOC119322181 gene encoding uncharacterized protein LOC119322181 isoform X2, which yields MARVLTTVERVSCMDGILPPGHGFDAESSKEIFLIEAKYLAELRESTSHLRASFMLFKEMQDARCKPFEDETSVVVREIQRQDPVRLGHEGGHVERTEEAIDDGAGVREDVLPVHEDDPVHEAAHVHDPCPSSDVLVDEVHGSENKHNDDVSVALEKAADMSVSGAGCFDGVVLTEPQSSVGAEVSDAKKGKTTGDIILEKDHVESVVQTGGSATASPEKSPAAEPSVDVDAVQAQPNIFLVSDSPVATAAAGVLPDDTATSTGDDDEDTESDSYGEEVDHSSAATGLGKDP from the exons ATGGCTCGTGTTCTGACAACGGTTGAGCGTGTTAGTTGCATGGATGGGATTCTTCCTCCCGGCCACGGTTTTGATGCTGAGTCTTCGAAGGAGATTTTTTTGATTGAAGCTAAATATCTTGCTGAGCTTCGTGAGAGCACTTCCCACCTCCGGGCTAGTTTTATGTTGTTCAAGGAAATGCAGGACGCCCgttgcaagccttttgaagatgagACAAGTGTTGTTGTGAGAGAGATTCAGAGGCAGGACCCCGTTCGTTTGGGTCATGAAGGAGGCCATGTGGAGCGTACTGAAGAG GCTATTGATGATGGTGCTGGGGTTAGGGAGGATGTTTTACCTGTGCACGAAGATGATCCTGTGCATGAAGCTGCCCATGTGCATGATCCTTGCCCCTCTAGTGATGTAttagttgatgaggttcatggtagtgaaaataag CATAATGATGATGTTAGTGTTGCTCTAGAGAAGGCTGCAGACATGTCCGTCTCAGGCGCTGGCTGCTTCGACGGGGTGGTCCTGACTGAACCTCAGTCGTCCGTTGGCGCTGAGGTTTCTGATGCTAAGAAGGGAAAGACAACTGGAGACATCATTTTGGAGAAAGATCATGTTGAGTCTGTTGTACAAACTGGTGGTAGTGCTACTGCAAGCCCGGAGAAGTCTCCTGCAGCAGAGCCATCAGTTGATGTTGATGCTGTACAGGCACAACCAAATAtttttcttgtttcagattctcCGGTTGCTACAGCTGCTGCTGGTGTCCTTCCCGACGACACTGCAACGTCTACTGGAGACGACGATGAAGATACCGAAAGCGATAgctatggagaggaggttgatcattctagtgctgccactggtctaggcaaggatccatga
- the LOC119322181 gene encoding uncharacterized protein LOC119322181 isoform X3 → MLTEDARCKPFEDETSVVVREIQRQDPVRLGHEGGHVERTEEAIDDGAGVREDVLPVHEDDPVHEAAHVHDPCPSSDVLVDEVHGSENKQHNDDVSVALEKAADMSVSGAGCFDGVVLTEPQSSVGAEVSDAKKGKTTGDIILEKDHVESVVQTGGSATASPEKSPAAEPSVDVDAVQAQPNIFLVSDSPVATAAAGVLPDDTATSTGDDDEDTESDSYGEEVDHSSAATGLGKDP, encoded by the exons GACGCCCgttgcaagccttttgaagatgagACAAGTGTTGTTGTGAGAGAGATTCAGAGGCAGGACCCCGTTCGTTTGGGTCATGAAGGAGGCCATGTGGAGCGTACTGAAGAG GCTATTGATGATGGTGCTGGGGTTAGGGAGGATGTTTTACCTGTGCACGAAGATGATCCTGTGCATGAAGCTGCCCATGTGCATGATCCTTGCCCCTCTAGTGATGTAttagttgatgaggttcatggtagtgaaaataag caGCATAATGATGATGTTAGTGTTGCTCTAGAGAAGGCTGCAGACATGTCCGTCTCAGGCGCTGGCTGCTTCGACGGGGTGGTCCTGACTGAACCTCAGTCGTCCGTTGGCGCTGAGGTTTCTGATGCTAAGAAGGGAAAGACAACTGGAGACATCATTTTGGAGAAAGATCATGTTGAGTCTGTTGTACAAACTGGTGGTAGTGCTACTGCAAGCCCGGAGAAGTCTCCTGCAGCAGAGCCATCAGTTGATGTTGATGCTGTACAGGCACAACCAAATAtttttcttgtttcagattctcCGGTTGCTACAGCTGCTGCTGGTGTCCTTCCCGACGACACTGCAACGTCTACTGGAGACGACGATGAAGATACCGAAAGCGATAgctatggagaggaggttgatcattctagtgctgccactggtctaggcaaggatccatga
- the LOC119322181 gene encoding uncharacterized protein LOC119322181 isoform X1, translating into MARVLTTVERVSCMDGILPPGHGFDAESSKEIFLIEAKYLAELRESTSHLRASFMLFKEMQDARCKPFEDETSVVVREIQRQDPVRLGHEGGHVERTEEAIDDGAGVREDVLPVHEDDPVHEAAHVHDPCPSSDVLVDEVHGSENKQHNDDVSVALEKAADMSVSGAGCFDGVVLTEPQSSVGAEVSDAKKGKTTGDIILEKDHVESVVQTGGSATASPEKSPAAEPSVDVDAVQAQPNIFLVSDSPVATAAAGVLPDDTATSTGDDDEDTESDSYGEEVDHSSAATGLGKDP; encoded by the exons ATGGCTCGTGTTCTGACAACGGTTGAGCGTGTTAGTTGCATGGATGGGATTCTTCCTCCCGGCCACGGTTTTGATGCTGAGTCTTCGAAGGAGATTTTTTTGATTGAAGCTAAATATCTTGCTGAGCTTCGTGAGAGCACTTCCCACCTCCGGGCTAGTTTTATGTTGTTCAAGGAAATGCAGGACGCCCgttgcaagccttttgaagatgagACAAGTGTTGTTGTGAGAGAGATTCAGAGGCAGGACCCCGTTCGTTTGGGTCATGAAGGAGGCCATGTGGAGCGTACTGAAGAG GCTATTGATGATGGTGCTGGGGTTAGGGAGGATGTTTTACCTGTGCACGAAGATGATCCTGTGCATGAAGCTGCCCATGTGCATGATCCTTGCCCCTCTAGTGATGTAttagttgatgaggttcatggtagtgaaaataag caGCATAATGATGATGTTAGTGTTGCTCTAGAGAAGGCTGCAGACATGTCCGTCTCAGGCGCTGGCTGCTTCGACGGGGTGGTCCTGACTGAACCTCAGTCGTCCGTTGGCGCTGAGGTTTCTGATGCTAAGAAGGGAAAGACAACTGGAGACATCATTTTGGAGAAAGATCATGTTGAGTCTGTTGTACAAACTGGTGGTAGTGCTACTGCAAGCCCGGAGAAGTCTCCTGCAGCAGAGCCATCAGTTGATGTTGATGCTGTACAGGCACAACCAAATAtttttcttgtttcagattctcCGGTTGCTACAGCTGCTGCTGGTGTCCTTCCCGACGACACTGCAACGTCTACTGGAGACGACGATGAAGATACCGAAAGCGATAgctatggagaggaggttgatcattctagtgctgccactggtctaggcaaggatccatga